One Setaria viridis chromosome 7, Setaria_viridis_v4.0, whole genome shotgun sequence genomic region harbors:
- the LOC117863393 gene encoding heavy metal-associated isoprenylated plant protein 39, with product MAPQKVVLKVSSMSDDRVKQKAMETVADIYGIDSIGADVKEQKVTVIGDMDPVEIAKKLKKFGKIDIVSVGPAKEEKKDDKKGGKK from the exons aTGGCGCCGCAG AAGGTGGTCTTGAAGGTCTCCTCGATGAGCGATGACAGGGTGAAGCAGAAGGCAATGGAAACTGTTGCGGATATCTACG GAATCGATTCGATTGGCGCTGATGTCAAAGAGCAGAAGGTGACTGTAATCGGTGACATGGACCCCGTTGAGATCGCCAAGAAGTTGAAGAAGTTTGGGAAGATCGATATTGTCTCGGTTGGGCCGGCgaaggaagagaaaaaggaCGACAAGAAAGGGGGAAAGAAGTGA
- the LOC117863388 gene encoding uncharacterized protein, with protein MEAAAAKAARLARSSLAAAAPCPAANGGVVVFFAALVAGALVTASWMYASARVIPISPVGTPTLAHDAATGPEPAPAPPRFTDAGTKSTNQTPANFAPPPRPPELPPAPSPAGAAAPAPRECPAYFRWIHEDLRPWRDTGVTLDAVEGARRFAPKFRVTVVAGRLYVARYGRCFQTRDVFTQWGILQLLRRYPGRVPNLDLMFDCDDLPVVGAADRHHPHLPPLFRYCGSEATLDIAFPDWSFWGWPELNIKPWEALRREIEEGNTMVKWTDRSPYAYWKGNPNVGAGRRFLLRCNASGKRDWNARIYAQDWGKELRQGFRESDLSKQCTHRYKIYIEGRGWSVSEKYILACDSVALMVRPRFHDFFSRGLAPLRHYWPVVRDRGIAMCRSIKFAVDWGNAHTDKAREIGGNASRFVREDLAMDRVYDYMFHLLSEYARLLRYRPAVPRGAAEVTVESMMRGRRGLVERQFMMDTVEVDGAGGEGGPCRLQPPFSAQELEALRKERADVVRQVEAWENH; from the exons atggaggccgcggcggcgaaggcggcccGGCTGGCACGGAGCAGCCTAGCTGCGGCAGCTCCGTGCccggcggcgaacggcggcgtGGTCGTCTTCTTCGCGGCGCTTGTCGCCGGGGCTCTCGTCACCGCCTCCTGGATGTATGCCAGCGCCAGA GTCATTCCGATCAGTCCTGTCGGTACCCCAACCTTAGCGCACGATGCCGCAACGGGGCCGGAGCCAGCGCCGGCTCCGCCACGGTTCACCGACGCCGGCACGAAGAGCACGAACCAGACACCGGCCAATTTCGCTCCACCACCTCGTCCTCCTGAGCTGCCACCCGCGCCGTCCCCCGCCGGTGCAGCAGCGCCAGCCCCGCGGGAGTGCCCGGCCTACTTCCGGTGGATCCATGAGGACCTGCGCCCGTGGCGCGACACGGGTGTCACGCTCGACGCCGTGGAGGGCGCGCGCCGGTTCGCGCCCAAGTTCCGGGTCACCGTGGTCGCGGGCCGCCTCTACGTGGCGCGCTACGGCCGGTGCTTCCAGACACGGGACGTGTTCACTCAGTGGGGCATCCTGCAGCTGCTACGGCGCTACCCCGGCCGCGTGCCCAACCTCGACCTCATGTTCGACTGCGATGACCTgcccgtcgtcggcgccgccgaccgccACCACCCCCATCTGCCGCCGCTGTTCCGGTACTGCGGCAGCGAGGCGACGCTGGACATCGCCTTCCCTGACTGGTCGTTCTGGGGTTG GCCTGAGCTCAACATAAAGCCATGGGAAGCGCTGCGGAGGGAGATAGAAGAAGGGAACACCATGGTGAAGTGGACGGACAGGTCGCCGTACGCGTACTGGAAGGGGAACCCGAACGTGGGCGCCGGACGCCGGTTCCTCCTTAGGTGCAACGCGTCCGGCAAGCGTGACTGGAACGCGCGGATATACGCGCAG GACTGGGGGAAGGAGCTGCGGCAAGGATTCAGGGAATCAGACCTGTCCAAGCAGTGCACGCACAG GTACAAGATTTACATCGAGGGGCGGGGCTGGTCGGTGAGCGAGAAGTACATCCTGGCGTGCGACTCCGTGGCGCTCATGGTGCGGCCGAGGTTCCACGACTTCTTCTCCCGGGGCCTGGCGCCGCTGCGGCACTACTGGCCCGTGGTCCGCGACCGCGGCATCGCCATGTGCCGCTCCATCAAGTTCGCCGTGGACTGGGGCAACGCCCACACGGACAAG GCGAGGGAGATCGGCGGGAACGCGAGCCGGTTCGTCCGGGAGGACCTGGCGATGGATCGCGTCTACGACTACATGTTCCACCTCCTGTCAGAGTACGCGAGGCTGCTGCGGTACAGGCCCGCGgtgccgcgcggcgccgcggaggTGACCGTCGAGTCCATGATGCGGGGGAGGCGCGGGCTGGTGGAGAGGCAGTTCATGATGGACACGGTGGAggtggacggcgccggcggcgaaggcggcccCTGCAGGTTGCAGCCGCCTTTCAGTGCCCAAGAGCTGGAGGCGCTGCGAAAAGAGAGGGCGGATGTGGTGAGGCAAGTGGAGGCGTGGGAGAATCATTGA
- the LOC117863387 gene encoding uncharacterized protein isoform X1: MATAGPGDCRRRTVLAGALSRTSAAFLFLSVVAVAAVVSARWITATTAFQGRLTRHPATVAIPGAAAAALHPEAEHPQPPRPSPPSPPPPSRTPPPALYSISCPTALNLSHTTRAPKTSPTLARALSSPSICPSSPSPPPPPAPAASHPSNRSCPSYFRFIHEDLRPWRAAGGVTRAMLRRARLTATFRLVVLGGQAYVQRFRPAFQTRDLFTVWGVLQLLRRYPGRVPDLELMFDTVDWPVVHTHLYRGKYAEVMPPLFRYCGDDRTLDIVFPDWSFWGWPEINIKPWDALQEDLKDGNNRVKWMDREPYAYWKGNPSVSATRQELVKCNVSSTKDWNARIYAQDWFKESKAGYKDSDLGSQCSHRYKIYIEGSAWSISQKYILACDSMALLVTPKYYDFFSRSLMPIQHYWPVRDDNKCASIKYAVDWGNSHKQLAQRIGKQASNFIQEELSMDHVYDYMLHLLTEYAKLLKFKPTKPPEAVEVCSESLACQADGLEKKFLVDSMVKSSHDAGPCNLPPPFSSHELKMLKQRKENSVKQIEMWEQKASGA, encoded by the exons atggcgacggCCGGCCCGGGGGACTGCCGGCGGCGGACCGTTCTCGCCGGGGCGCTGTCGAGGACGAGCgccgccttcctcttcctctccgtcgtcgccgtcgctgcgGTCGTCTCGGCTCGCTGgatcaccgccaccaccgct TTTCAGGGACGCCTGACGCGCCACCCCGCCACCGTGGCCAttcccggcgcggcggcggccgcactCCACCCGGAAGCAGAGCacccgcagccgccgcggccgtcaccaccctcgcctcctcccccttcccGGACACCACCTCCCGCCTTGTACTCCATCTCCTGCCCCACCGCCCTCAACCTCTCCCACACCACCAGGGCGCCCAAAACCTCCCCGACCCTCGCGCGCGCGCTGTCCTCTCCCTCCAtctgcccctcctcccccagccctccaccaccgcccgcccccgccgcctcccatcCCTCCAACCGCTCGTGCCCATCCTACTTCCGCTTCATCCACGAGGACCTCCGCCCAtggcgcgccgcgggcggggtcacgcgcgccatgctccgccgcgcccgcctcaCCGCCACGTTCCGCCTCGTTGTGCTCGGGGGCCAGGCCTACGTCCAGCGGTTCCGCCCGGCGTTTCAGACGCGGGACCTCTTCACCGTCTGGGGCGTCCTCCAGCTGCTCCGCCGCTACCCCGGCCgcgtccccgacctcgaactcaTGTTCGACACCGTCGACTGGCCCGTCGTCCACACCCACCTCTACCGCGGGAAGTACGCCGAGGTCATGCCGCCGCTGTTCCGTTACTGCGGGGATGACAGGACGCTGGACATCGTCTTCCCGGATTGGTCGTTCTGGGGGTG GCCGGAGATCAACATAAAGCCATGGGATGCCCTGCAGGAAGACTTAAAGGATGGTAATAATAGAGTGAAATGGATGGATAGGGAACCTTATGCTTACTGGAAAGGGAATCCATCAGTTTCGGCGACACGGCAGGAATTGGTTAAGTGTAATGTCTCTAGTACAAAAGATTGGAACGCAAGGATTTATGCTCAG GACTGGTTCAAAGAGAGCAAGGCAGGGTATAAGGACTCAGATTTGGGTAGTCAATGTTCACACAG GTACAAGATCTATATTGAAGGATCAGCGTGGTCAATCAGTCAGAAATATATACTAGCTTGTGATTCAATGGCACTGCTAGTTACACCAAAATACTATGATTTCTTTTCAAGGTCACTCATGCCAATTCAGCATTATTGGCCTGTTCGGGATGACAATAAATGTGCCTCCATAAAATATGCTGTTGACTGGGGCAATTCTCACAAGCAACTG GCACAGCGAATAggaaagcaagcaagcaatttCATTCAAGAAGAGCTCAGTATGGACCACGTTTATGATTACATGCTTCACCTTCTAACTGAATATGCCAAGCTTTTAAAGTTCAAACCAACTAAGCCACCTGAAGCTGTTGAGGTCTGCTCTGAGTCTTTGGCATGCCAAGCTGACGGCCTTGAGAAGAAGTTTCTTGTGGACTCCATGGTGAAGTCTTCTCATGATGCAGGTCCATGCAATCTGCCTCCTCCCTTCAGCTCTCATGAACTCAAGATGCTAAAACAGAGGAAAGAAAATTCAGTAAAGCAGATTGAAATGTGGGAGCAAAAAGCTTCAGGGGCTTAG
- the LOC117863387 gene encoding uncharacterized protein isoform X2, with protein MATAGPGDCRRRTVLAGALSRTSAAFLFLSVVAVAAVVSARWITATTAFQGRLTRHPATVAIPGAAAAALHPEAEHPQPPRPSPPSPPPPSRTPPPALYSISCPTALNLSHTTRAPKTSPTLARALSSPSICPSSPSPPPPPAPAASHPSNRSCPSYFRFIHEDLRPWRAAGGVTRAMLRRARLTATFRLVVLGGQAYVQRFRPAFQTRDLFTVWGVLQLLRRYPGRVPDLELMFDTVDWPVVHTHLYRGKYAEVMPPLFRYCGDDRTLDIVFPDWSFWGWPEINIKPWDALQEDLKDGNNRVKWMDREPYAYWKGNPSVSATRQELVKCNVSSTKDWNARIYAQDWFKESKAGYKDSDLGSQCSHRYKIYIEGSAWSISQKYILACDSMALLVTPKYYDFFSRSLMPIQHYWPVRDDNKCASIKYAVDWGNSHKQLAQRIGKQASNFIQEELSMDHVYDYMLHLLTEYAKLLKFKPTKPPEAVEVCSESLACQADGLEKKFLVDSMVKSSHDAGYVVRDYQYLATPLH; from the exons atggcgacggCCGGCCCGGGGGACTGCCGGCGGCGGACCGTTCTCGCCGGGGCGCTGTCGAGGACGAGCgccgccttcctcttcctctccgtcgtcgccgtcgctgcgGTCGTCTCGGCTCGCTGgatcaccgccaccaccgct TTTCAGGGACGCCTGACGCGCCACCCCGCCACCGTGGCCAttcccggcgcggcggcggccgcactCCACCCGGAAGCAGAGCacccgcagccgccgcggccgtcaccaccctcgcctcctcccccttcccGGACACCACCTCCCGCCTTGTACTCCATCTCCTGCCCCACCGCCCTCAACCTCTCCCACACCACCAGGGCGCCCAAAACCTCCCCGACCCTCGCGCGCGCGCTGTCCTCTCCCTCCAtctgcccctcctcccccagccctccaccaccgcccgcccccgccgcctcccatcCCTCCAACCGCTCGTGCCCATCCTACTTCCGCTTCATCCACGAGGACCTCCGCCCAtggcgcgccgcgggcggggtcacgcgcgccatgctccgccgcgcccgcctcaCCGCCACGTTCCGCCTCGTTGTGCTCGGGGGCCAGGCCTACGTCCAGCGGTTCCGCCCGGCGTTTCAGACGCGGGACCTCTTCACCGTCTGGGGCGTCCTCCAGCTGCTCCGCCGCTACCCCGGCCgcgtccccgacctcgaactcaTGTTCGACACCGTCGACTGGCCCGTCGTCCACACCCACCTCTACCGCGGGAAGTACGCCGAGGTCATGCCGCCGCTGTTCCGTTACTGCGGGGATGACAGGACGCTGGACATCGTCTTCCCGGATTGGTCGTTCTGGGGGTG GCCGGAGATCAACATAAAGCCATGGGATGCCCTGCAGGAAGACTTAAAGGATGGTAATAATAGAGTGAAATGGATGGATAGGGAACCTTATGCTTACTGGAAAGGGAATCCATCAGTTTCGGCGACACGGCAGGAATTGGTTAAGTGTAATGTCTCTAGTACAAAAGATTGGAACGCAAGGATTTATGCTCAG GACTGGTTCAAAGAGAGCAAGGCAGGGTATAAGGACTCAGATTTGGGTAGTCAATGTTCACACAG GTACAAGATCTATATTGAAGGATCAGCGTGGTCAATCAGTCAGAAATATATACTAGCTTGTGATTCAATGGCACTGCTAGTTACACCAAAATACTATGATTTCTTTTCAAGGTCACTCATGCCAATTCAGCATTATTGGCCTGTTCGGGATGACAATAAATGTGCCTCCATAAAATATGCTGTTGACTGGGGCAATTCTCACAAGCAACTG GCACAGCGAATAggaaagcaagcaagcaatttCATTCAAGAAGAGCTCAGTATGGACCACGTTTATGATTACATGCTTCACCTTCTAACTGAATATGCCAAGCTTTTAAAGTTCAAACCAACTAAGCCACCTGAAGCTGTTGAGGTCTGCTCTGAGTCTTTGGCATGCCAAGCTGACGGCCTTGAGAAGAAGTTTCTTGTGGACTCCATGGTGAAGTCTTCTCATGATGCAG GTTATGTGGTCAGAGATTATCAATATCTAGCTACACCGCTACACTGA